A region from the Arvicola amphibius chromosome 12, mArvAmp1.2, whole genome shotgun sequence genome encodes:
- the Neu3 gene encoding sialidase-3 encodes MEGMPSRSASSTLFQQEEQQGTTYRIPALLYIPPSHTFLAFAEKRSTSKDEDALYLVLRRGVMDGHSVKWGPLQPLMEATLPGHRTMNPCPVWERKTGHVYLFFICVRDHVTELRQIRSGRNAARLCFICSQDAGCSWGEVKDLTEEVIGSEVKHWATFAVGPGHGIQLQSGRLIIPAYAYYFSRRFFCFPCSVKAHSLMFYSDDSGVTWHHGKLIGPQVTAECQVAEVTGRAGNLVLYCNARTPNRFRAESFSTDYGDCFQKATLNAQLYEPGCGCQGSVVSFQPLKMQHLQDPSGKDVPDTQKRPLLDSFLEREEGSGTPSRTWLLYSHPTSKKRRFNLGVFYNRNPLEETSWSRPWILHRGPCGYSDLAVVEEQGLFACLFECGQKHECEQIAFRLFSDQEVLSCEDCNSPSRS; translated from the exons ATGGAAGGCATGCCATCCCGCTCTGCCAGCAGCACTCTGTTCcagcaggaagagcagcaagggacCACATACCGGATCCCAGCCCTGCTCTACATCCCTCCCAGCCACACCTTCCTGGCCTTCGCAGAGAAGCGATCCACAAGCAAAGATGAGGATGCCCTCTACCTGGTGCTCAGGCGAGGGGTGATGGATGGCCACTCTGTAAAG TGGGGACCCCTGCAGCCACTGATGGAAGCCACATTACCTGGGCATCGGACCATGAACCCCTGCCCTGTGTGGGAGCGGAAAACCGGCCATGTTTACCTGTTTTTCATCTGTGTGCGGGACCATGTCACTGAGCTTCGGCAGATTAGGTCAGGCAGGAATGCTGCCCGTCTCTGCTTCATTTGCAGTCAGGATGCTGGGTGCTCGTGGGGTGAAGTGAAGGACTTGACCGAGGAGGTCATTGGCTCAGAGGTGAAGCACTGGGCCACGTTCGCGGTGGGCCCGGGTCACGGCATCCAGCTGCAGTCAGGGAGACTGATCATCCCCGCTTATGCCTACTATTTCTCACGCCGGTTCTTCTGCTTTCCGTGTTCGGTCAAAGCCCATTCCTTGATGTTCTACAGTGATGACTCAGGAGTCACCTGGCATCATGGCAAGCTCATTGGGCCCCAGGTGACAGCGGAGTGCCAAGTGGCGGAAGTGACTGGGAGAGCTGGTAACCTTGTGCTTTACTGCAATGCCCGGACACCAAACAGATTCCGAGCAGAATCCTTTAGCACTGATTACGGTGACTGCTTTCAGAAAGCAACCCTGAACGCACAACTCTATGAGCCCGGCTGTGGCTGCCAAGGCAGTGTGGTGAGTTTCCAGCCCTTGAAGATGCAGCACTTGCAAGACCCAAGTGGTAAAGATGTGCCCGATACTCAGAAGCGCCCTCTGCTGGACAGTTTTCTGGAGCGGGAGGAAGGCTCTGGAACCCCATCAAGAACGTGGCTCTTGTACTCACATCCGACTAGCAAGAAGCGGAGATTTAACCTGGGTGTCTTCTACAACAGGAACCCCTTGGAGGAGACCAGCTGGTCCCGACCCTGGATCTTGCACCGTGGGCCCTGTGGCTATTCTGATCTGGCTGTTGTGGAAGAACAGGGCTTATTCGCATGTTTGTTTGAGTGTGGACAGAAGCATGAGTGTGAGCAGATTGCCTTCCGTCTGTTTTCAGATCAGGAGGTCCTGAGCTGTGAAGACTGTAACAGCCCTAGCAGGAGCTAA